A genomic stretch from uncultured Pseudodesulfovibrio sp. includes:
- a CDS encoding diguanylate cyclase yields MVKTDLSQKYDAARKRIVELESQLKLLQGKPEGDLHQLFFENAPGGMTILSLTGKILACNGEAAGIVGCTPADLLGKNTAPFYTMLADREYLRTLLKENQTVRNHTLQLKRIDGSTIWVSLNAKRIQYDDKTAALVSFVDITAHHHALKEIELAEIRFKTLFTISEMCHRPEAEILNFALEAITKVSASDIGYIYFLNEDETKPTFHAWSTGVIKQCSIEQDQKKCAISGVDMWTETIKRRKPIVINDYQGHPGKTGYPAGHIPIKNHVNIPVFDYDRIVMLAGVGNKATDYDAEDIRQLQLVMDGTWRIIQRKRFTEDLKAAHEELEEKVKRRTAKLEEVNQKLANLNLDLVQKDREREQAQKALVRFERIIATTPDLISLVDKNGIYHIVNDAYLQFFGKKREDIIGKSVKQLVGPKVYERVSKTCMEKALAGETVKVESWLDLPTVGKRYMAVTYHPVSMDEDGVDYISIESRDMTELKKSEEALLSLTNRLYLATDAGNIGIWEWDLSTNDLYWDHKMMELYEVKEGEFSGMYEVWRKRVHPDDIAEVEQRLNESIKQKSQFEFEFRIIHPDNSIHVIHSAGLVQTDDDGVSSRMIGINSDITEQRCMENELRKLASTDPLTGASNRRHFMNRLTDEFDRCKRYGTSLVLLSLDIDHFKKINDTYGHPAGDDILKALVARSKATLRTTDAFGRVGGEEFMAVLTQTDITAGENTAERLRQLIEQETVTTHDHSVSYTISIGITEIHKDDATIETLLKRADDALYKAKNNGRNRCEVL; encoded by the coding sequence ATGGTTAAAACAGACTTATCTCAAAAATACGACGCTGCAAGAAAACGCATCGTCGAACTGGAAAGCCAACTGAAACTCCTGCAGGGAAAACCCGAGGGAGATCTTCATCAGTTGTTTTTTGAAAATGCTCCCGGTGGCATGACCATACTGTCTCTCACAGGGAAAATCCTTGCCTGCAACGGTGAAGCCGCAGGAATTGTCGGCTGCACACCCGCAGACCTTCTGGGAAAGAATACAGCACCCTTTTATACCATGCTTGCGGACAGAGAGTACCTCCGAACGCTTCTTAAAGAGAACCAGACCGTCAGGAATCACACTCTTCAGCTCAAACGCATTGACGGGAGTACCATCTGGGTCAGTCTCAATGCCAAGCGCATCCAATACGACGATAAAACAGCAGCCCTTGTCTCGTTCGTCGACATAACGGCACACCATCATGCGCTCAAGGAGATTGAACTCGCCGAGATACGATTCAAAACGCTCTTCACCATTTCCGAGATGTGCCACAGACCCGAAGCGGAAATCCTCAATTTCGCACTGGAAGCGATCACCAAAGTTTCCGCAAGCGATATCGGATACATTTACTTTCTCAACGAAGATGAGACAAAACCAACCTTCCACGCCTGGTCAACCGGCGTCATAAAGCAATGTTCCATCGAACAGGACCAAAAGAAGTGCGCCATTTCCGGAGTCGACATGTGGACCGAAACAATCAAACGGCGCAAGCCAATCGTTATTAATGATTATCAGGGCCATCCGGGGAAGACAGGGTACCCTGCGGGACACATCCCCATTAAAAATCATGTGAACATCCCGGTGTTTGATTATGACCGCATCGTGATGCTTGCCGGAGTCGGCAACAAGGCAACAGATTATGATGCTGAAGACATCCGTCAATTACAACTAGTCATGGACGGAACATGGCGCATTATCCAACGCAAACGCTTTACGGAAGATCTCAAGGCAGCACATGAAGAATTGGAAGAAAAAGTCAAACGTAGAACCGCCAAGCTCGAAGAAGTCAATCAGAAGCTCGCGAACCTGAATCTTGATCTTGTTCAGAAAGATCGGGAAAGAGAGCAGGCACAAAAAGCGTTAGTCCGGTTTGAGCGCATTATCGCCACCACTCCGGACCTGATCTCCCTTGTGGACAAAAACGGCATATACCACATAGTCAACGACGCATACCTCCAGTTTTTCGGCAAAAAACGTGAGGACATCATAGGGAAAAGCGTCAAACAATTAGTCGGTCCAAAGGTATACGAGCGTGTGTCCAAAACATGTATGGAAAAAGCTCTTGCCGGTGAAACCGTCAAAGTCGAATCATGGCTCGATCTCCCTACTGTCGGAAAACGATACATGGCAGTAACCTATCATCCGGTTTCCATGGATGAAGATGGGGTCGACTATATTTCCATTGAATCCCGCGACATGACTGAACTCAAAAAGAGTGAAGAAGCACTACTCTCACTCACGAACAGGCTTTATCTGGCGACAGATGCCGGGAACATCGGTATTTGGGAATGGGATCTCTCGACCAATGACCTTTATTGGGATCACAAGATGATGGAGTTGTATGAAGTCAAAGAGGGCGAATTCAGCGGCATGTACGAAGTCTGGCGGAAACGCGTTCATCCTGATGACATAGCCGAAGTCGAACAGCGGCTGAATGAATCTATCAAACAAAAGAGCCAGTTCGAATTCGAATTCAGGATCATCCACCCGGACAACAGCATTCACGTCATCCACAGTGCCGGGCTAGTCCAAACCGATGACGACGGTGTCTCAAGCCGCATGATTGGGATCAACAGTGACATAACAGAACAACGGTGCATGGAAAACGAACTCCGCAAGCTCGCCTCCACGGACCCGCTGACAGGAGCGAGCAACAGGCGACACTTCATGAACAGACTCACCGACGAGTTTGATCGGTGCAAACGCTATGGCACGTCATTGGTTCTGCTTTCCCTGGATATTGACCATTTCAAAAAGATCAATGACACATATGGGCACCCGGCAGGAGATGATATTCTCAAAGCTCTGGTTGCCCGAAGCAAGGCCACACTGCGTACGACAGATGCTTTCGGCAGAGTCGGCGGCGAAGAATTTATGGCGGTTCTCACACAAACTGACATCACTGCCGGGGAAAACACCGCAGAACGATTGCGACAACTTATCGAGCAGGAAACTGTAACGACTCATGATCATTCCGTTTCATATACCATCAGCATCGGCATAACCGAAATCCACAAAGACGATGCGACCATTGAGACTCTCCTCAAGCGGGCCGACGACGCCCTCTACAAGGCCAAGAACAATGGCAGAAACCGATGCGAGGTCCTCTAA
- a CDS encoding ATP-binding protein, with product MPTTGTGLPTHFASPERYSEDVVHADSVEVKKKLMLSCFDAVPMGMAIINKHRQIIYCNEAFRQLAHKQQREDVIGLRPGEALDCVNSTKVEAGCGCSEFCDVCGAAQAIIKSLDGIADCQDCRMTRLVHGVEEPLDLQVFTTPMKLNDEPLTTLFVMDISHELKLRYFNRTFYHGLINGVGGIATLTELIEAEPDDSGLFSLLIESSRRTLKDILYHRDVTAAEEGRLTTDMETFKAEQFINSIISKECTLRNTQSSCIDINVTAEFITTDKRLLSHVISNMLSNAIEARESAPGQVTLECKQMADGRIRLGMTNPGDIPPIIRKQMFKRYISTKSRERGLGNYVIKLFTEKYLDGKVDFITGDGTTTFFITLPVPEK from the coding sequence ATGCCCACCACCGGAACAGGACTGCCAACCCATTTTGCGTCTCCTGAACGATACAGCGAAGATGTTGTGCATGCCGATTCTGTCGAGGTAAAAAAGAAGCTCATGCTCTCCTGTTTTGATGCTGTTCCCATGGGCATGGCCATCATCAACAAGCACAGGCAGATAATATATTGCAACGAGGCCTTCCGACAACTCGCGCATAAGCAGCAACGAGAGGACGTCATAGGATTGCGACCGGGTGAAGCGCTGGACTGCGTGAATTCGACCAAAGTTGAAGCAGGATGCGGCTGTTCTGAATTCTGTGACGTCTGCGGCGCCGCCCAGGCTATCATCAAAAGTCTTGACGGCATTGCTGATTGTCAGGACTGCCGCATGACGCGGCTTGTTCATGGAGTCGAAGAGCCGCTGGACCTTCAGGTTTTCACCACGCCCATGAAGCTCAATGACGAGCCCCTGACCACCCTCTTTGTCATGGACATCAGCCATGAACTCAAATTGCGTTACTTTAATCGCACATTTTATCACGGCCTCATCAACGGCGTCGGTGGCATTGCCACGCTCACTGAACTCATCGAAGCCGAGCCGGATGATTCAGGTCTCTTTTCCCTGCTTATCGAATCGTCCAGGCGGACACTGAAAGATATTCTCTACCACAGGGACGTGACTGCTGCAGAAGAAGGCAGACTGACGACTGACATGGAAACTTTCAAGGCAGAGCAATTCATCAATTCAATTATTTCAAAAGAGTGTACACTCAGAAACACACAGAGCTCCTGTATTGATATCAACGTCACCGCCGAATTCATTACGACTGACAAACGACTTTTGAGCCATGTAATCAGCAACATGCTATCCAATGCCATCGAAGCACGCGAAAGCGCACCGGGCCAAGTGACACTGGAATGCAAGCAAATGGCTGACGGCCGGATCCGTCTTGGTATGACAAATCCGGGAGACATCCCACCCATTATTCGCAAGCAGATGTTCAAACGGTATATTTCTACAAAGTCCAGAGAGAGAGGACTTGGGAATTACGTAATCAAACTGTTCACCGAGAAATACCTCGACGGCAAAGTAGACTTCATAACCGGCGACGGAACGACCACATTTTTCATTACACTCCCTGTCCCTGAAAAATAA
- a CDS encoding multiheme c-type cytochrome, which produces MHRRLSLFLAMIMAATLLSVAVASAQNFPKVRELRMERATPPQGTACIECHKQETPGIFADWAMSRHASAGITCLDCHQAQPGDKDIDVDHEKYYSMGDMPMGEKQYFVPIASPVTPKDCSRCHPDEAKQYAKSKHANTIEIMWKLDPWLNKGMNSDNERKTGCYYCHGTVLKMKDGKLDPATWPSVGVGRVNFDGSLGSCTSCHTRHRFSVMEARKPETCGQCHLGPDHPQIEIFNESKHGDIYQAFKHEYNFDSAPGAWTPGVDYRAPTCAACHMSGSGKQATTHDVTERLSWETQAPLTVRPQDFKPFPSGTDWKVERDKMKDICSQCHGQTWIDDFYVGLDTSVEEYNEVYYKPAKAKFDELYEKGLLDKTKYFDEALEVEFYELWHHEGRRARMGSAMMAPDYAWWHGFYECKNRYNRFMEEARHLIETNTKAYMYPDFPNTGGNTTKPVEIFGKE; this is translated from the coding sequence ATGCATAGACGATTGAGTCTCTTTCTTGCCATGATCATGGCAGCCACGCTTCTGTCTGTTGCAGTGGCAAGCGCACAGAACTTCCCAAAGGTGCGGGAACTCCGCATGGAACGAGCCACACCGCCTCAGGGTACGGCATGCATCGAGTGTCATAAACAGGAAACCCCCGGCATCTTTGCAGACTGGGCCATGAGCCGTCATGCGTCTGCGGGCATCACCTGCCTGGATTGTCACCAGGCCCAGCCCGGTGACAAGGATATCGACGTGGATCATGAGAAATATTACTCCATGGGAGACATGCCCATGGGCGAAAAACAGTATTTCGTACCCATCGCCTCCCCTGTCACTCCCAAAGACTGTTCTCGCTGTCATCCTGACGAGGCCAAGCAGTATGCCAAGAGTAAGCATGCCAACACCATCGAAATCATGTGGAAACTTGATCCATGGCTGAACAAGGGCATGAACTCCGACAACGAACGCAAGACCGGCTGTTACTACTGCCATGGTACCGTGCTCAAGATGAAGGACGGCAAGCTTGATCCGGCAACCTGGCCCAGCGTCGGTGTTGGTCGTGTCAACTTCGACGGTTCCCTCGGCAGTTGCACAAGCTGTCATACCCGTCACCGTTTCTCGGTCATGGAAGCGCGCAAGCCTGAAACCTGCGGACAGTGTCATCTCGGACCTGATCATCCGCAAATCGAAATATTCAACGAATCCAAACACGGTGACATCTACCAGGCCTTCAAGCACGAATACAACTTCGACTCCGCTCCGGGCGCATGGACCCCTGGTGTTGATTACCGTGCTCCGACCTGTGCAGCATGTCACATGTCCGGCTCCGGCAAGCAGGCGACTACGCACGACGTGACCGAACGCCTGTCCTGGGAAACCCAGGCACCGCTGACTGTCCGCCCGCAAGACTTCAAACCGTTCCCCTCCGGCACGGACTGGAAAGTCGAACGCGACAAGATGAAGGACATATGCAGTCAGTGTCATGGACAGACCTGGATCGACGATTTCTATGTGGGCCTCGACACATCAGTCGAAGAATACAACGAAGTCTACTACAAGCCTGCCAAGGCAAAGTTCGACGAGCTGTATGAAAAAGGCCTGCTCGACAAAACCAAGTACTTCGACGAAGCACTGGAAGTCGAATTCTACGAACTATGGCACCACGAAGGCCGACGCGCCCGCATGGGTTCTGCTATGATGGCCCCGGATTACGCATGGTGGCACGGCTTCTATGAATGTAAAAATCGCTACAACAGATTCATGGAAGAAGCACGTCATCTGATCGAAACCAACACCAAGGCTTACATGTATCCCGACTTCCCGAACACGGGCGGCAATACTACGAAACCTGTGGAAATATTCGGCAAGGAATAG
- a CDS encoding NapC/NirT family cytochrome c, whose amino-acid sequence MDRKTKSVLLVLCGILIAFPLFSMTYYTMVRTSTPEFCGSCHEIRPAVMAWKTSTHVNNEQGFVADCMDCHLPAPHDTYDFFFAKTAHGLKDVFSHFTGGAESYDRQVMKERIWSTMKNDQCMKCHRNLLHMPGKRGAMLAHRKVLYANGGEEYRCMDCHRDLVHKDRQFYDYKQFGAPYRASGLRNLGI is encoded by the coding sequence ATGGACCGAAAAACCAAATCGGTTTTGTTAGTTTTATGTGGCATTCTGATCGCATTTCCTCTTTTCAGCATGACATATTACACCATGGTCAGGACTTCGACACCGGAGTTCTGCGGTTCTTGTCACGAAATCCGCCCTGCCGTAATGGCTTGGAAGACGTCGACACATGTCAACAACGAACAGGGATTCGTGGCAGACTGTATGGACTGTCATCTCCCCGCTCCCCACGACACGTATGACTTCTTCTTTGCCAAAACCGCCCACGGACTGAAGGACGTTTTCTCCCACTTCACGGGAGGAGCCGAAAGCTATGATCGACAAGTCATGAAAGAACGCATCTGGTCGACAATGAAAAACGACCAGTGCATGAAATGCCACCGGAACCTGCTGCACATGCCTGGCAAACGCGGAGCCATGCTGGCACACCGGAAAGTGCTCTACGCCAATGGCGGAGAAGAGTACCGATGCATGGACTGTCACCGTGACCTTGTGCACAAGGACAGGCAATTCTATGACTACAAGCAGTTTGGGGCTCCTTACCGGGCTTCAGGACTGCGGAATCTGGGTATCTAA
- a CDS encoding methyl-accepting chemotaxis protein: MKNIKLSVKLIGGFVATALITLAVGMVGYVELSNMEGHVEMLGQEDMPKVESLLQMESHLNSAMIGMRTLMSPVIGADIRKSQYEILAENREAYKRNFDRYTSLDRSVEEQQIGKDFLSEVGKWAASNNQAVETSKKLLELDILNPERYMKNLWIFTSDHYQLASKVGELLAAGTGFEGGTDPTQCRFGKWLSSYQTTNPEIIKILQEVRKPHDHFHAAVLTIKDASSRGENGEAFEAFEGKMMPAAQEVFSYFDKLRASAQLSVATFEEMSNILMGDSARGQTETMAVMDKLIQFNLKESAISVEEAQAASASAKLFAVLGVVIGVILALFLGIILTRGITGPIFKGVTFAQQMANGDFSKELDVVQKDEIGDLANALNEMVSKLREVVKNVQSASDNVASGSAELSSSSQSLSQGATEQAASIEEVSSSMEEMGANIRQTADNAQQTEKMSKLAASDAKKGGDAVIQTVQAMKDIADKISIIEEIARQTNLLALNAAIEAARAGEHGKGFAVVAAEVRKLAERSGTAAAEISELSSSSVQVAEEAGEMLQKIVPDIQKTAELIQEISAAANEQDAGAGQINSAIQQLDQVIQQNAAASEEMASTSEELSGQATQMQATMGFFRIGQVGQSVSRSRIVASASRKPQALPQSNPKAVQSKGLDMKMDDEDFERF; encoded by the coding sequence ATGAAAAATATTAAACTGAGTGTGAAGCTGATTGGTGGATTTGTGGCGACAGCGCTTATCACGTTGGCCGTCGGAATGGTCGGGTATGTCGAGCTCTCAAACATGGAGGGTCATGTAGAGATGCTTGGCCAGGAGGATATGCCGAAAGTGGAGTCGCTTCTTCAAATGGAGTCTCATTTGAATTCGGCGATGATCGGTATGCGGACTTTGATGTCGCCAGTCATTGGTGCGGATATCCGAAAGAGTCAGTATGAAATACTTGCCGAGAACCGAGAGGCATACAAGAGGAATTTTGATAGATACACCTCTCTGGATAGATCTGTTGAGGAACAGCAGATCGGCAAGGACTTTCTCTCCGAAGTCGGCAAATGGGCTGCGAGTAACAACCAGGCGGTGGAAACTTCCAAAAAGCTGTTGGAACTCGATATTCTTAATCCAGAAAGGTATATGAAGAACCTCTGGATTTTTACGAGTGACCATTACCAACTGGCTTCCAAGGTCGGCGAACTGCTCGCCGCTGGGACTGGTTTTGAGGGAGGAACTGATCCGACCCAGTGTCGTTTTGGAAAATGGTTGTCATCTTATCAAACCACGAATCCCGAAATTATCAAAATTCTGCAGGAAGTCCGCAAGCCGCATGATCATTTTCATGCCGCTGTTTTGACGATCAAAGACGCTTCCAGCCGGGGAGAGAATGGCGAGGCTTTCGAGGCTTTTGAAGGGAAGATGATGCCTGCGGCTCAAGAGGTCTTCAGTTATTTCGATAAACTTCGCGCATCAGCACAACTGTCTGTCGCCACTTTTGAAGAAATGAGCAATATCCTCATGGGGGATTCAGCCCGTGGACAAACAGAAACAATGGCTGTGATGGACAAACTCATTCAGTTTAATCTCAAGGAATCCGCCATATCTGTGGAAGAAGCGCAAGCAGCGTCCGCTTCGGCTAAATTGTTTGCCGTGTTAGGCGTGGTCATCGGCGTTATTCTCGCTTTGTTCCTGGGAATAATTCTGACTCGTGGTATTACCGGCCCGATATTCAAGGGTGTGACTTTTGCCCAGCAAATGGCAAATGGTGATTTTTCCAAAGAACTTGATGTTGTTCAGAAGGACGAAATTGGCGATTTGGCGAATGCTTTGAATGAAATGGTCAGCAAGCTGCGTGAGGTGGTCAAGAACGTGCAATCCGCTTCCGATAACGTCGCTTCCGGGAGCGCGGAACTCTCGTCCTCTTCACAAAGTCTGTCTCAGGGGGCCACGGAACAAGCCGCTTCGATTGAAGAGGTCTCTTCTTCCATGGAAGAAATGGGGGCTAACATCCGGCAGACCGCAGATAATGCACAGCAGACTGAAAAGATGTCGAAGTTGGCGGCCTCCGATGCCAAGAAGGGCGGAGATGCCGTTATACAAACCGTTCAGGCCATGAAGGATATTGCTGATAAAATTTCCATTATTGAGGAAATTGCGCGCCAGACCAACCTGCTCGCCTTGAATGCGGCCATCGAAGCCGCTCGGGCCGGTGAGCACGGGAAGGGGTTTGCGGTCGTGGCCGCCGAAGTCAGGAAATTGGCTGAACGGTCTGGAACTGCTGCCGCTGAAATCAGCGAACTGTCTTCTTCCAGTGTGCAGGTGGCTGAAGAGGCCGGAGAAATGCTGCAGAAGATCGTGCCGGACATCCAGAAAACGGCTGAACTTATTCAGGAGATATCGGCAGCTGCTAACGAGCAGGACGCCGGTGCCGGTCAGATAAACTCCGCCATTCAGCAGCTTGATCAGGTCATTCAGCAAAACGCCGCAGCCTCTGAAGAGATGGCCTCGACGTCTGAAGAGTTGTCTGGTCAGGCAACACAGATGCAGGCGACCATGGGCTTCTTTAGAATAGGCCAGGTTGGCCAGTCTGTTTCTCGTTCCAGGATTGTGGCTTCTGCCTCGCGTAAGCCTCAAGCATTACCTCAATCAAACCCGAAAGCTGTTCAGAGCAAAGGTCTTGATATGAAGATGGATGACGAGGATTTTGAACGCTTCTAG
- a CDS encoding glutamate synthase-related protein, which translates to MTNWSKSNDVLGSVNRGNAIESGLCTLCRADCQGKCETWLSSLRGREMLYPRDFGLVTAGSGNTTHVGVSYNSLRIQGLNYGAMGSVNTDQDLLFTDVNLETSFGAKEKTKCKVPFMTGALGSTFIAAKYWDAFAAGCALVGAPIVVGENVVGVDRESEIKDGRIVKAPELERRIDTYMRYYDGYGAIIVQMNVEDTRNGVAEYVAEKYGDKVIIELKWGQGAKNIGGEIEVTSLDYAQFLKDRGYLVDPDPAKPEVQEGYKRGAITHFARHSRLGYTNLNTYEQVHDDFMTSVNYLRKIGFKRISLKTGSYGMEALAMAIKFASEAELDLLTMDGSGGGTGMSPWNMMESWGVPSILLHAKAHEYANRLAAQGKNVVDMSFAGGFAKGSSIFKALAMGAPYTKMICMGRAMMIPGFLGSNIEGVLFPERKEAVCGNWDKLPAAVSKYGDSADKIFACYQDVEKKVGKEEMKNVPLGALGIWCLVDKLSAGLQQLMAGARKFDLQDITRNDIASGNRETEKETGIPFITDVMDETAKKILDM; encoded by the coding sequence ATGACAAATTGGTCAAAAAGTAATGACGTATTGGGAAGCGTGAACCGCGGGAATGCTATCGAGTCCGGACTGTGCACTTTGTGCCGGGCAGACTGTCAGGGCAAATGCGAGACATGGCTTTCGTCCCTCCGAGGTCGTGAAATGCTCTACCCCAGAGATTTCGGACTGGTTACCGCCGGCAGCGGCAACACGACTCACGTAGGCGTTTCCTACAACTCGCTGCGCATCCAGGGCTTGAACTACGGAGCCATGGGTTCGGTGAATACAGATCAGGACCTGTTGTTTACCGACGTCAACCTTGAGACATCTTTCGGAGCCAAGGAAAAAACCAAGTGCAAGGTGCCATTCATGACCGGCGCACTCGGCTCCACCTTCATCGCTGCCAAATACTGGGATGCTTTTGCCGCAGGCTGCGCCCTTGTTGGTGCCCCCATCGTTGTCGGCGAGAATGTTGTCGGTGTGGATCGCGAGTCAGAGATCAAGGACGGCCGCATTGTCAAGGCACCTGAGCTGGAACGCCGCATCGACACCTACATGCGGTATTATGACGGATACGGTGCCATCATTGTTCAGATGAACGTTGAGGACACTCGCAACGGCGTAGCTGAATACGTGGCTGAAAAATATGGCGACAAAGTTATTATCGAGCTCAAATGGGGCCAGGGTGCCAAGAATATCGGTGGCGAAATTGAAGTCACCAGCCTGGATTACGCCCAGTTCCTGAAAGATCGCGGCTACCTTGTCGACCCGGACCCGGCAAAACCCGAAGTTCAGGAAGGCTACAAACGTGGCGCAATCACCCATTTCGCCCGCCACAGTCGCCTGGGATACACAAATCTCAACACCTATGAGCAGGTGCATGACGATTTCATGACCTCGGTCAACTACCTGCGCAAAATCGGTTTCAAGCGCATTTCTCTCAAGACAGGTTCCTACGGCATGGAAGCACTGGCTATGGCTATCAAGTTCGCCTCCGAGGCAGAGCTTGACCTGCTGACCATGGACGGCTCCGGCGGCGGTACCGGCATGAGCCCCTGGAACATGATGGAAAGTTGGGGTGTCCCCTCCATCCTCCTGCACGCCAAGGCCCATGAATACGCCAACCGTTTGGCCGCTCAAGGCAAAAATGTGGTCGACATGTCCTTTGCAGGCGGATTCGCCAAGGGCAGCAGCATCTTCAAGGCATTGGCCATGGGTGCTCCCTACACCAAGATGATCTGCATGGGTCGCGCCATGATGATCCCCGGCTTCCTCGGTTCCAACATTGAAGGCGTTCTGTTCCCCGAACGCAAGGAAGCCGTCTGCGGCAACTGGGACAAGCTTCCTGCAGCCGTTTCCAAATACGGCGATTCTGCGGACAAGATCTTCGCCTGTTATCAGGATGTGGAAAAGAAAGTCGGCAAGGAAGAAATGAAGAATGTCCCACTGGGCGCCTTGGGTATCTGGTGTCTCGTGGACAAGCTCTCAGCAGGTCTGCAGCAGCTCATGGCAGGCGCACGCAAATTCGACCTTCAGGACATCACTCGCAACGACATCGCCTCGGGCAACCGGGAAACCGAGAAAGAAACAGGCATCCCGTTCATCACCGACGTCATGGACGAGACCGCCAAAAAGATTCTCGACATGTAA
- a CDS encoding mechanosensitive ion channel domain-containing protein, which yields MERLLENPFAVKALFSLALAIVVIVLAKIAISIANKREKRISEAPTVIKYIAIAFFGVCLVFIWLEGLGPILTALTIVAAALTIVAKEMIINFLGSFVIFWRQLFAIGDRIQIGDHTGDVIDKGLLYFTLLEVGRSSNTGHSTGRLIKVPNALTLTTPIINATRGAGYIWNEITFSITRESDWQQGKDCLLTIVDAFIKWKSIDLEKIKTKFERNRIYFTKLTPKVYVSVDTHGTQLTLRYICNSRMTRESEDYITIEFLQCLKSKDIELVSQ from the coding sequence ATGGAAAGGCTACTTGAAAACCCATTTGCAGTAAAAGCACTCTTCAGCCTCGCCCTGGCGATTGTTGTGATCGTTCTCGCCAAAATTGCTATTTCAATCGCGAACAAACGAGAGAAGCGCATTTCGGAAGCTCCGACTGTCATAAAATATATCGCAATTGCCTTTTTCGGCGTCTGTCTTGTTTTCATTTGGCTGGAAGGACTTGGCCCGATTTTGACAGCCCTGACCATTGTGGCGGCTGCACTGACGATTGTTGCCAAAGAGATGATCATCAACTTCCTTGGATCATTTGTAATTTTTTGGCGGCAACTCTTTGCTATCGGCGACAGGATACAGATTGGCGACCACACTGGCGACGTCATCGACAAAGGACTGCTCTATTTTACTCTCCTTGAAGTCGGACGTTCATCGAATACGGGGCACAGTACGGGAAGACTGATTAAAGTCCCTAACGCGCTGACTCTGACCACACCAATAATCAATGCAACTCGCGGAGCCGGATATATCTGGAACGAAATTACATTTTCGATCACCCGGGAGAGCGACTGGCAACAAGGCAAGGACTGCCTGCTCACAATTGTCGACGCATTTATCAAATGGAAATCCATTGACCTTGAAAAAATTAAAACCAAATTTGAACGCAATAGGATCTACTTCACCAAGCTCACGCCCAAAGTCTATGTATCTGTAGATACTCACGGAACGCAGCTCACACTCCGCTATATATGCAATTCGAGAATGACGCGTGAAAGTGAAGATTATATCACGATAGAATTTCTACAATGCCTCAAATCAAAAGACATCGAACTCGTTTCACAATAA